One Alicyclobacillus acidoterrestris DNA window includes the following coding sequences:
- the fabG gene encoding 3-oxoacyl-ACP reductase FabG yields MRLDSKIAVVTGAGRGIGRAIARKLAKDGATVVVCDMVAENGEETVRQIVDDGGDAWFQTCNIADESAVKDLFEAVMSRHGKLDIIVNNAGINRDGMLHKLTHEQWDQVISVNLTGTFHCVQAAAKIMRTQQSGRIINIASASWLGNIGQANYAASKAGVVGLTKTAARELAKFNVTVNAICPGFIDTDMTRGVPEKVWDVMISKIPMGRAGKPEDVANVIAFLASDEAGYVTAEVINVGGGMVL; encoded by the coding sequence ATGCGCTTAGATTCGAAAATCGCAGTGGTCACTGGTGCTGGTCGAGGAATTGGTCGAGCGATAGCCAGAAAACTTGCCAAGGACGGGGCAACGGTCGTCGTGTGCGACATGGTTGCTGAAAATGGCGAAGAAACGGTCAGACAAATCGTTGACGATGGTGGCGATGCGTGGTTTCAGACTTGTAATATTGCCGACGAATCTGCAGTAAAAGATTTGTTTGAGGCAGTGATGTCCCGTCACGGTAAGCTCGATATCATCGTGAATAACGCCGGGATTAATCGAGACGGCATGTTGCACAAATTGACGCATGAACAATGGGATCAGGTGATCAGCGTCAATCTGACCGGCACGTTTCACTGCGTTCAAGCCGCGGCGAAAATCATGCGGACTCAGCAATCTGGCCGGATTATCAATATCGCTTCGGCCAGTTGGCTTGGGAACATTGGTCAGGCCAACTATGCGGCGTCGAAAGCTGGGGTCGTGGGGCTGACAAAAACGGCGGCGCGAGAATTGGCGAAATTCAATGTCACCGTCAACGCAATTTGTCCAGGGTTCATCGATACAGACATGACTCGGGGCGTACCGGAGAAAGTTTGGGACGTGATGATTAGCAAGATTCCCATGGGGCGTGCTGGAAAACCGGAGGACGTTGCAAACGTCATCGCGTTCCTCGCGTCGGACGAGGCAGGATATGTGACGGCGGAAGTTATCAATGTGGGCGGTGGCATGGTGTTGTAA
- a CDS encoding acyl CoA:acetate/3-ketoacid CoA transferase: MRPQFLTGADAAAYVEDGMTVLTVGMTLVGAAESVLKPLEERFLRTGHPRDLTLFHAAGQSDRQRGIQHFAHPGMTRRIIGAHWGLAPTWMELISNDKVEAYCLPQGQITHLLRDMGAGLKGHLSKVGLGTFIDPRLEGGKMNARTQVLPDLVELVNFQGEEYLYYHEVPIDLCLIRGTTADEHGNITFEDEALKLEVLPAVLATKHFGGKVIVQVKQIAKAGSLHAKQVVIPGAFVDVVVVSDNPETDHRQSSSFYFDPAYSGDIRVPDGEMELTPWSVRKLIGRRAAMLLQRNATINLGTGIPNDEIGGIIAEEGLSNDILITVESGVYGGVPLGGVDFGVARNMEALLEHSSQFDFYNGIGVDFTFMGVGQIDGHGHVNATKFSGKSTGAGGFIDITQFAKTVVFCTTFTANGLQVDWNGQRVRIVREGKFKKFVNRVEQVSFNGVLALERGQRVFVVTERAVFRWTPSGWELIEAAPGVDVERDIIGQMAFTPRISPTLARTTPRIYQDHPFGLRDLLGGV, from the coding sequence TTGCGTCCACAATTTTTGACTGGCGCGGATGCAGCAGCCTATGTAGAGGATGGGATGACCGTCTTGACGGTCGGGATGACGTTGGTTGGCGCGGCAGAAAGTGTGCTCAAGCCACTGGAGGAACGCTTTCTGCGAACTGGTCATCCACGCGATTTGACGTTGTTTCACGCGGCGGGACAGTCGGATAGACAACGAGGCATTCAGCATTTTGCACATCCGGGTATGACAAGGCGAATTATTGGGGCCCATTGGGGATTGGCGCCTACGTGGATGGAGCTCATTTCGAACGACAAGGTCGAAGCGTATTGTTTGCCACAGGGACAGATTACGCATCTGTTGCGGGATATGGGCGCTGGATTGAAAGGGCATCTATCGAAAGTTGGATTGGGCACGTTCATCGATCCGCGGCTTGAGGGCGGAAAAATGAACGCACGTACGCAAGTGCTTCCCGACCTCGTAGAACTCGTCAATTTTCAAGGAGAAGAATATCTCTATTATCACGAGGTGCCGATTGACTTGTGTCTCATTCGCGGTACCACTGCGGATGAGCACGGCAACATTACATTTGAAGACGAGGCCTTGAAGCTCGAAGTGTTGCCTGCAGTCCTTGCCACCAAACATTTTGGCGGAAAGGTCATTGTTCAGGTCAAACAGATTGCAAAGGCAGGTTCATTGCACGCAAAACAGGTCGTCATTCCCGGGGCTTTTGTCGACGTCGTTGTGGTTTCCGACAACCCAGAGACTGATCATAGGCAATCGTCTAGCTTCTATTTTGATCCCGCCTACAGTGGCGACATCCGCGTCCCGGATGGCGAGATGGAACTGACGCCATGGAGCGTTCGGAAATTAATTGGTCGGCGAGCCGCCATGCTGCTACAACGAAATGCGACGATTAATCTCGGGACCGGGATTCCTAATGATGAAATCGGCGGCATCATTGCGGAGGAGGGGCTATCGAACGACATCCTCATCACCGTCGAGTCAGGGGTTTATGGTGGCGTGCCGCTGGGCGGCGTGGATTTTGGCGTTGCAAGAAATATGGAGGCCTTATTAGAGCATTCATCTCAATTTGACTTCTACAATGGAATTGGCGTCGATTTCACGTTTATGGGTGTTGGTCAAATTGATGGCCACGGCCATGTAAACGCGACGAAGTTTTCAGGGAAATCTACCGGCGCTGGCGGATTTATTGATATCACGCAGTTTGCGAAGACAGTCGTATTCTGTACGACCTTTACCGCGAATGGCTTGCAGGTCGATTGGAATGGGCAGCGGGTGCGGATTGTTCGCGAGGGGAAATTCAAAAAATTCGTAAACCGCGTTGAGCAAGTATCGTTTAACGGAGTGCTGGCATTAGAGCGAGGACAGCGTGTCTTTGTCGTTACGGAACGCGCCGTGTTCCGTTGGACGCCTTCTGGCTGGGAGTTGATTGAAGCCGCTCCGGGTGTCGACGTGGAACGGGACATCATCGGTCAAATGGCGTTTACGCCGCGAATTTCGCCGACGCTTGCTCGAACGACTCCGCGTATTTATCAAGATCATCCGTTTGGACTACGAGACTTATTAGGAGGCGTGTAA
- a CDS encoding thiolase family protein produces MRDVVIVGGARTAIGTMGGSLQDVHQADLGAVVYAEAVKRSGIALDDVDEIIVGNVGQVAESGFLGRMVSIKAGFPLKTTAYAVNRQCGSGLEAINSAVLQIQSGYADVMVAGGTENMNQLPYYVRKGRFGYRFGHGQLEDGLLTILTYPLGPYPNGVTAENLAKEYGISRQEQDEWALLTQKRAAKAIEAGKFVDEIVPVEVRIGKENKAFCVDEHPRIGITMDRLSRLKPAFVEGGTVTPGNSSGINDGAGAVVLMGRDEALKRGLKPLMKVKSFAVAGCDPATMGYGPVPATKLALKRAGLSVQDIDLIELNEAFASQTIVGIRELGLDVDKVNVNGGAIALGHPVGASGGILTVKLMYEMKRRDVQFGLVTMCIGGGQGIATIFENCR; encoded by the coding sequence ATGCGAGATGTGGTGATTGTTGGTGGTGCGCGAACGGCGATTGGCACAATGGGCGGGAGTCTGCAAGACGTGCACCAGGCAGATCTCGGTGCAGTGGTATACGCCGAAGCGGTGAAACGGTCGGGGATTGCATTAGACGATGTCGACGAGATCATCGTCGGGAACGTTGGTCAAGTCGCGGAAAGCGGATTCCTGGGTCGGATGGTTTCCATCAAGGCTGGATTTCCACTGAAGACCACGGCTTATGCAGTCAATCGGCAATGTGGCTCTGGTTTGGAAGCGATTAATTCTGCCGTGCTTCAAATCCAGTCGGGCTACGCGGACGTGATGGTCGCCGGTGGGACGGAAAATATGAATCAACTCCCATACTACGTGCGAAAAGGTCGGTTTGGTTACCGCTTTGGCCATGGTCAATTGGAGGATGGGTTGCTGACCATCTTGACATACCCTCTGGGCCCCTATCCGAATGGCGTGACGGCTGAAAACCTCGCTAAGGAATATGGAATTTCGCGACAGGAGCAAGATGAATGGGCATTGCTCACCCAAAAGAGAGCCGCCAAGGCCATCGAGGCAGGGAAATTTGTCGACGAAATCGTTCCTGTGGAAGTTCGAATTGGCAAAGAAAACAAAGCGTTTTGTGTGGATGAACATCCTCGTATCGGTATTACGATGGATCGGTTGTCCCGCCTCAAGCCGGCTTTTGTTGAAGGGGGTACGGTGACGCCTGGCAATTCATCCGGTATCAATGACGGCGCGGGTGCGGTTGTCTTAATGGGGCGCGACGAGGCGCTGAAGCGCGGTTTGAAACCGCTCATGAAGGTGAAAAGTTTTGCTGTTGCGGGTTGCGATCCGGCGACGATGGGGTATGGCCCGGTGCCGGCGACGAAGCTCGCACTCAAGCGGGCTGGCTTATCTGTTCAAGATATCGACTTGATTGAGTTGAATGAGGCGTTTGCCTCGCAAACGATTGTCGGAATCCGCGAGCTTGGCTTGGATGTCGACAAAGTGAACGTCAATGGTGGCGCTATCGCGCTGGGGCATCCAGTCGGTGCGAGCGGTGGCATTTTGACGGTTAAGTTGATGTACGAAATGAAACGGCGGGATGTGCAATTCGGGCTGGTGACGATGTGTATTGGTGGGGGCCAAGGCATCGCGACGATTTTTGAAAACTGTCGATAA
- a CDS encoding LacI family DNA-binding transcriptional regulator produces the protein MCKTLIYEIAKAAGVSRSTVSRVLTGHPNVKPATRMMVEKVIEELHYRPSSVAQGLARGQLNMIGLLIGDIRNTFYAEIARGVEDIAHEAGYMVVICDTDYDIKREQFYFHGVQQFALSGLIVMSVLDQQELIPVLQSIRCPIVMLNRYVRSFDTDVVLVDNVEGSYLATKHLIELGHHRIGHLAGSALSTASRDRSLGFQRALEDYGIEHEDSDIQEGDLTIERGRRYGQWWLEADSRRRPTAIFAANDLMALGIIDVLASHGVKIPDDVSIVGYDDLPLTGLAPISLTTVRQPHYDMGVTAMSFLKQRIEQKVEHVQRKIFRPELVVRKTTGPQRNA, from the coding sequence ATCTGCAAAACGCTCATCTATGAAATTGCCAAAGCGGCGGGGGTATCTCGTTCTACGGTTTCCAGAGTTCTAACTGGGCATCCCAATGTAAAACCGGCCACTCGCATGATGGTTGAAAAGGTGATTGAAGAACTGCACTACCGCCCCAGCTCAGTGGCACAGGGGCTGGCACGCGGACAATTGAACATGATTGGACTCTTGATTGGCGATATTCGGAACACCTTTTATGCTGAGATTGCTCGAGGCGTCGAAGATATCGCACATGAAGCGGGCTACATGGTCGTTATCTGTGACACAGACTACGACATCAAACGCGAGCAATTTTACTTTCACGGCGTCCAACAGTTTGCGTTGAGTGGCCTCATTGTGATGTCGGTGCTAGATCAACAGGAGTTGATCCCTGTACTGCAAAGCATTCGATGCCCAATTGTGATGCTGAATCGGTACGTGCGTAGTTTTGATACGGACGTCGTGCTGGTCGACAACGTCGAGGGCAGCTATCTTGCCACAAAGCATCTGATTGAGTTGGGACATCATCGAATTGGCCATCTCGCCGGATCGGCATTATCCACGGCCAGTCGAGATAGATCCTTAGGGTTCCAGCGCGCACTTGAGGATTATGGAATCGAACATGAGGACTCCGATATTCAAGAAGGAGACCTCACCATCGAGCGTGGGCGACGTTATGGTCAGTGGTGGTTGGAAGCGGATTCCCGACGCCGACCGACTGCGATTTTTGCCGCCAACGATTTGATGGCACTCGGGATTATTGACGTTCTCGCTTCACACGGGGTAAAAATCCCGGATGATGTGAGTATCGTCGGTTACGACGATTTGCCTTTGACAGGGTTGGCGCCAATTTCGCTCACCACGGTTCGACAGCCGCATTACGACATGGGTGTCACAGCAATGTCGTTCTTGAAACAGCGGATAGAGCAGAAAGTGGAACACGTACAGCGAAAAATCTTTCGGCCTGAACTTGTCGTGCGCAAGACCACAGGTCCGCAGCGTAATGCATGA
- a CDS encoding transposase: protein MYILQPSLFSFEDWLEIDSSDRLPLFFAVLDLQPYASKLRKQSPQGAKPMNREAILRALLAAPLEGISTFTRLHERLARDIRFRYQCGFRIDEAAPSVSTLSRVFSAVVELGLAEKLFIDLVSQCKEASIINGRHLAVDSAAVKSYEKKQPKSKSQETGNANWGAKYDTFGNKLAWFGYKFHLAVDTASELPVALDVTPANVFDGEMAAPLLEHVVTTHGWKIDFVMMDAGYDQVKNYETVRQYGAQAIIAMNKRGEKEPPEGIASDGTPRCTMGYDMVYWGADGDRLKFRCPHAVGKVDCPLGIATCSESNYGMVVKKRITEDIRRYCAPHRGTQNWKLLYNERTAVERCNARLKTNLTANDVHVRGIRKVKTYMFLNAIVLLASALAVNHIERHKKTA from the coding sequence TTGTATATTCTCCAACCATCGCTCTTTTCCTTTGAGGACTGGCTAGAAATTGACTCCAGCGATCGTCTGCCCTTGTTCTTTGCTGTCTTGGATTTACAACCCTATGCTTCGAAATTGAGAAAACAGTCACCCCAAGGCGCGAAGCCTATGAATCGTGAAGCGATTCTGCGCGCACTGCTGGCTGCTCCGCTTGAAGGAATCTCAACGTTCACAAGGCTTCATGAACGGTTGGCTCGAGATATACGCTTTCGCTACCAGTGTGGGTTTCGAATCGACGAAGCAGCCCCGTCGGTCTCCACACTGAGTCGCGTGTTTTCAGCCGTTGTTGAGTTGGGTCTCGCTGAGAAGCTCTTCATTGACCTGGTCAGTCAATGTAAAGAAGCGAGCATCATCAACGGACGCCATTTGGCTGTGGATAGTGCCGCCGTGAAGTCCTACGAGAAAAAACAACCTAAGTCCAAGAGCCAGGAAACGGGCAATGCCAACTGGGGCGCAAAATACGATACCTTTGGCAACAAGCTTGCTTGGTTTGGATACAAATTCCACTTGGCTGTGGACACCGCGAGTGAACTGCCAGTTGCTTTGGATGTCACACCAGCGAACGTCTTTGATGGTGAGATGGCGGCGCCATTGCTGGAACATGTCGTGACGACGCACGGTTGGAAAATCGACTTTGTTATGATGGACGCTGGATATGATCAAGTCAAAAACTATGAAACGGTTCGTCAATATGGTGCACAGGCAATTATCGCGATGAACAAGCGCGGTGAAAAAGAACCGCCTGAAGGAATCGCATCGGACGGGACGCCGCGTTGCACGATGGGATATGACATGGTGTATTGGGGTGCGGACGGTGACCGACTAAAGTTTCGCTGCCCGCACGCGGTTGGGAAGGTAGATTGTCCGCTTGGAATCGCGACATGTTCCGAATCCAACTACGGTATGGTGGTCAAAAAGCGGATCACAGAAGATATTCGGCGTTACTGCGCACCACACCGAGGCACGCAGAATTGGAAGCTGTTATACAACGAGCGAACTGCTGTAGAGCGTTGTAACGCAAGACTTAAGACGAATTTGACGGCGAACGACGTCCATGTCCGAGGCATTCGAAAAGTAAAGACGTACATGTTCCTCAACGCGATCGTGTTACTTGCATCGGCACTAGCTGTGAACCATATCGAACGACACAAGAAGACTGCATAA
- a CDS encoding MFS transporter → MGKIAKQEQFTYAPRKTIFGLEKNAFLVTLTSFLGWTMVNMDSSFFSNVYPLIQKDLHLANWTVGAITASMAVAACFATLIAGPLSDYFGRKMVFQFTILFTAVGSALSALSGGFVSLLIARCLTMAGNASEWMIGQVMVTEGTPSKSRGWWTGVAQVGFPVGWFLTAVVVARLAPIWGWRGVFWAGLVPIFLILVTRFFVKESDRFEDLKQFRQQAKQTEGEKASEHTQTAYSVNKQEATQFTYRQLFNPDLRRTTILLWIWQFVYNYGLFCVAYFLPSIASAHGFTLSNSWMVSAWGTGVGAIGYLVAAFLGNIVGRRIVSLIWLFLGGVAGTFFAFGIHSIDQMAFWWAAYYFFTVGHMGAYVPYMLESFPTRARGTGASFISFSNWVALFLAGITSQWMVHSVGVNLAAFIWLGVAAWIAFMCGLGTPKIKPGLDLEEIIN, encoded by the coding sequence ATGGGGAAAATCGCAAAGCAGGAACAGTTCACTTATGCGCCTCGCAAGACAATATTTGGGCTTGAGAAAAACGCATTTCTTGTAACATTGACATCCTTTTTAGGGTGGACGATGGTCAATATGGACAGTTCCTTTTTTAGTAATGTCTATCCTCTGATTCAAAAGGATTTACACTTAGCTAATTGGACGGTTGGTGCAATCACTGCGTCGATGGCCGTTGCTGCGTGTTTTGCGACACTTATTGCTGGTCCCTTGTCGGACTACTTTGGGAGAAAGATGGTTTTTCAGTTTACGATTCTGTTTACGGCAGTCGGTAGTGCATTGAGTGCATTATCCGGAGGATTTGTGTCACTTCTCATCGCTCGATGTCTCACGATGGCCGGAAACGCCTCGGAGTGGATGATTGGGCAAGTCATGGTGACGGAGGGCACGCCGAGCAAGTCGCGTGGTTGGTGGACCGGCGTCGCACAAGTGGGATTTCCCGTAGGCTGGTTCCTCACTGCTGTCGTTGTTGCCCGTTTGGCACCGATATGGGGATGGCGGGGTGTCTTTTGGGCCGGGTTGGTTCCTATTTTCCTTATCTTAGTCACCCGTTTCTTCGTCAAAGAGAGTGACCGCTTTGAGGATTTAAAACAATTTAGGCAACAGGCAAAGCAGACTGAAGGCGAGAAGGCTTCCGAACATACGCAGACGGCATACTCTGTAAATAAACAGGAAGCAACACAGTTCACTTATCGGCAATTGTTTAATCCGGACTTGCGGCGGACTACCATCCTATTGTGGATTTGGCAATTCGTCTATAATTATGGGCTGTTCTGCGTTGCGTATTTTTTACCTTCCATCGCGAGCGCACATGGGTTTACTTTGTCGAACAGTTGGATGGTCAGCGCTTGGGGAACAGGGGTTGGAGCCATTGGCTATTTGGTCGCAGCGTTCTTAGGGAATATCGTTGGCCGCCGAATTGTATCCCTGATTTGGCTGTTTTTAGGTGGCGTTGCTGGGACGTTCTTCGCGTTTGGCATCCATTCCATAGACCAGATGGCGTTTTGGTGGGCCGCGTACTATTTCTTCACAGTGGGTCATATGGGCGCGTATGTGCCGTATATGCTGGAAAGTTTTCCAACCCGTGCGCGGGGTACAGGCGCGTCGTTCATCTCCTTTTCGAATTGGGTTGCGCTATTTCTAGCGGGCATCACTTCGCAGTGGATGGTTCACTCTGTAGGCGTCAATCTTGCAGCCTTCATATGGTTGGGGGTAGCGGCATGGATTGCGTTCATGTGCGGATTAGGCACGCCAAAAATCAAACCAGGCCTGGATTTAGAGGAAATTATCAACTGA
- a CDS encoding IS1380 family transposase — translation MKQYNHTRSQFARKSSTIHTRYDLNAATSFGGASGLIDFVLGTGIDREFWVHGLRKGRNTQFHMDDIALTVIFGSLLGQERIFHFEDIEQDPLLKLKLDVPKLPDTTLLYKDLKRLGSDAGIKAIRSAHRQILRSLLPKGQGIVVDIDSSVETVYGAQQQSAVGYNPHHHGRASFHPLLAFDSLTGCCLYDELRSGDAHTSDGFADFYKAMKDQLPDGVNIRAVRMDKGFTGEKVFQILEQDQRDYVIKLKWTKRLAQLAQAPNLLWHCITESDREHCDVTSIMYQATSWDRPRRVVIVRRLDIDPQECLCADWLWEYEAIATTFDWSGEDVWHFYNFRGNAENHIKEAKYGFAIDRFSSQNFDANKALQGLKLLAYNLLLLYKHVALQPGVRQWTAGRLRRRLFHLPGILVRHARQWSIRLPVYAKHRSLIMLHAAT, via the coding sequence GTGAAACAATATAATCATACACGAAGTCAGTTTGCTCGTAAAAGCTCTACAATTCATACTCGCTACGATTTGAATGCCGCCACCTCCTTTGGCGGTGCAAGTGGTCTCATAGATTTCGTTTTGGGAACGGGTATTGACAGGGAGTTTTGGGTACATGGATTACGCAAGGGCAGAAACACCCAGTTCCACATGGACGATATTGCTCTGACCGTCATTTTCGGTTCCTTGCTGGGTCAGGAACGGATTTTCCACTTTGAGGACATCGAACAAGATCCCCTGTTGAAGCTGAAGTTGGACGTGCCGAAACTGCCTGATACGACTCTGTTGTATAAGGATCTGAAGCGGCTCGGTTCCGACGCTGGCATCAAAGCGATACGTTCGGCGCATAGACAAATCCTAAGGTCACTTCTCCCCAAAGGACAAGGCATCGTGGTCGATATCGACTCCTCTGTAGAGACTGTTTATGGCGCGCAGCAACAGTCCGCTGTTGGATATAATCCACACCATCACGGACGAGCGAGTTTCCATCCCTTGCTGGCGTTTGATTCACTCACTGGTTGTTGTCTCTATGATGAGTTGCGCTCTGGTGACGCCCATACATCAGATGGATTTGCGGATTTCTACAAGGCGATGAAAGACCAGTTGCCGGATGGCGTCAACATTCGTGCCGTCCGCATGGATAAAGGGTTTACCGGAGAAAAAGTGTTTCAGATATTGGAGCAAGATCAGCGGGATTACGTCATCAAACTGAAGTGGACCAAGCGACTCGCACAGTTGGCGCAAGCGCCAAATCTCCTCTGGCACTGCATCACAGAGAGTGACCGGGAACATTGTGACGTTACTTCCATCATGTATCAGGCAACATCCTGGGACAGGCCTCGGCGGGTCGTGATTGTGCGTCGCTTAGACATTGACCCCCAGGAGTGCCTGTGTGCGGATTGGCTCTGGGAATACGAGGCGATTGCCACAACGTTTGACTGGAGCGGCGAGGATGTATGGCACTTCTATAACTTTCGTGGTAACGCTGAGAATCACATCAAGGAAGCCAAATATGGATTTGCCATTGACCGATTCTCCAGCCAGAATTTCGATGCCAACAAAGCGCTGCAAGGTCTAAAGCTACTTGCGTATAATCTACTCCTGCTGTACAAGCACGTCGCGCTTCAACCAGGGGTGCGACAGTGGACCGCCGGACGGCTCAGACGAAGACTATTCCATCTACCTGGGATTCTAGTGCGTCATGCACGCCAGTGGAGCATTCGTCTTCCCGTGTATGCAAAGCATCGGTCGTTGATCATGCTTCATGCCGCCACGTAG
- a CDS encoding purine-cytosine permease family protein — protein MAIERRTIDFIPENERHGNVKNLFSIWFSANAQITTIVTGVLAIELGLNLWWSIVAILVGNLLGGIFMAYHSAQGPKLGVPQMIQSRAQFGVIGAVLPLVLVIVMYIGFFASSTILGAQALSAALHIPQDVSIVIVNLLAAVLVIVGYDYIHQFEKIVAVLFFLLFLYLTIRMLTAPFPAHLSSPGFSFGPFILVVSVMASWQLTYAPYVADYSRYLPKDTSIASAFWWTYAGSVIGSSWMMILGAIAAVIAPKQSEALVAYFGHLSGHGLEFVTYILIVLGVLAINTLNLYGGFMSVITTVGAFTNLRVTTRGRLTFIIIVGIVGTLVSLWGQGNFLDNYSNFILLLLYFMIPWTAINLVDFYLLRKGNYNIDAILSRDGEYSGVNWIAIVAYVVAVLVQFPFMNTTYHVGVIAKHMNGADIAWIVGLFVAFVIYYFPMRAKLRSSGVSEGVGV, from the coding sequence ATGGCGATTGAACGCAGGACGATTGACTTTATTCCGGAAAATGAACGACACGGGAACGTAAAAAATCTATTTTCTATTTGGTTTTCCGCGAACGCCCAAATCACCACCATCGTGACAGGTGTGTTGGCAATTGAGTTAGGGCTGAATTTATGGTGGTCCATTGTCGCCATCCTCGTCGGGAACTTGTTGGGCGGCATTTTCATGGCCTACCATTCGGCGCAAGGCCCAAAGTTGGGCGTCCCCCAAATGATTCAAAGCCGCGCACAATTCGGCGTGATCGGGGCGGTATTGCCATTAGTGCTCGTCATTGTCATGTATATCGGTTTTTTCGCGAGTAGTACGATTCTAGGGGCACAGGCTCTGTCCGCAGCCCTTCACATTCCGCAAGATGTGAGTATCGTCATCGTCAACCTTCTTGCTGCTGTTCTCGTGATTGTCGGCTATGATTACATTCATCAATTTGAGAAAATTGTCGCTGTATTGTTCTTCTTGTTGTTCTTGTACTTGACCATTCGGATGCTGACGGCGCCGTTTCCCGCGCACCTTTCAAGCCCAGGTTTTTCGTTTGGGCCGTTTATCTTGGTCGTCTCCGTCATGGCCAGCTGGCAATTGACTTATGCGCCATATGTCGCGGATTATTCGCGGTACTTGCCCAAAGATACCTCGATTGCGTCGGCCTTTTGGTGGACCTATGCGGGGTCTGTCATCGGATCGAGTTGGATGATGATTTTGGGCGCCATCGCGGCGGTGATTGCGCCGAAGCAGTCTGAGGCATTGGTCGCGTACTTTGGGCATTTGTCCGGGCACGGGCTGGAGTTTGTGACCTATATTCTGATTGTCCTTGGTGTCCTTGCGATCAACACATTGAATCTGTACGGTGGCTTTATGTCTGTCATTACAACGGTTGGCGCATTCACAAATCTTCGTGTGACGACACGCGGACGACTTACCTTCATCATTATTGTCGGAATTGTCGGTACGCTTGTGAGTTTGTGGGGCCAAGGAAACTTTTTAGACAACTATTCTAACTTTATCTTGCTGCTCTTGTATTTCATGATTCCGTGGACAGCCATTAACCTTGTCGATTTCTATCTATTGCGAAAGGGCAATTACAACATCGATGCGATTTTGTCGCGAGATGGCGAGTACAGCGGGGTGAATTGGATCGCGATTGTCGCCTACGTCGTCGCCGTGCTGGTTCAGTTCCCGTTTATGAATACCACGTATCACGTCGGCGTGATCGCCAAGCACATGAATGGGGCAGACATCGCGTGGATTGTCGGGTTGTTTGTCGCGTTTGTAATCTACTACTTCCCAATGCGTGCGAAGCTCCGCAGTTCAGGTGTCAGCGAGGGCGTAGGGGTGTAA